The Hymenobacter baengnokdamensis genome includes a region encoding these proteins:
- the ald gene encoding alanine dehydrogenase — MIIGVPKEIKNNENRVGLTPAGVAELRKHGHSLLVQASAGEGSGFADAEYEQAGAKLLPTIADVYGQADMIIKVKEPIAEEYPLIKENQLLFTYFHFASGEELTHAMIARKAICLAYETVELPSRALPLLIPMSEVAGRMAPQEGAKYLEKPLKGRGILLGGVPGVKPAHVLVLGAGIVGTQAAKVAAGLGAQVTVMDINLNRLRELDDFMPKNVVTQYSNEYNIREAIKTADLVVGAVLIPGAKAPHLITRDMLKTMRPGTVLVDVAVDQGGCIETCRPTTHENPTFIIDDVVHYCVANMPGAVPYTSTLALTNATLPYAVKLANLGWQEACRRDPALRLGLNVVHGEVVYQGVAEAWNLPLVDVESVLEGAAV; from the coding sequence ATGATTATCGGTGTTCCGAAAGAAATTAAGAATAATGAGAATCGCGTTGGTCTCACGCCGGCCGGCGTAGCCGAATTGCGCAAACATGGTCATTCGCTGCTGGTGCAGGCTAGCGCGGGCGAAGGCTCGGGCTTCGCCGACGCCGAGTATGAGCAGGCGGGTGCCAAACTGCTGCCCACCATTGCCGACGTGTATGGCCAGGCCGACATGATTATCAAGGTGAAGGAGCCGATTGCGGAAGAGTATCCGCTTATCAAGGAGAACCAGCTGCTGTTCACCTACTTCCACTTTGCCAGCGGCGAGGAGCTGACCCACGCCATGATAGCGCGCAAGGCTATCTGCCTCGCGTACGAAACTGTGGAGCTGCCCTCGCGGGCGCTGCCGCTGCTCATCCCGATGAGCGAGGTAGCCGGCCGCATGGCCCCGCAGGAAGGTGCTAAATACCTCGAAAAGCCCTTGAAAGGCCGCGGCATTCTGCTCGGCGGCGTGCCCGGCGTAAAGCCCGCGCACGTACTCGTGCTGGGTGCGGGCATCGTGGGCACCCAGGCGGCTAAGGTAGCCGCCGGCCTCGGGGCGCAGGTGACCGTGATGGACATCAACCTGAACCGTCTGCGCGAGCTCGATGACTTCATGCCCAAGAATGTGGTAACGCAGTACTCCAACGAGTACAACATTCGCGAAGCCATCAAAACCGCCGACCTCGTGGTGGGTGCCGTGCTCATTCCGGGTGCCAAAGCCCCGCACCTCATTACCCGCGACATGCTCAAGACCATGCGCCCCGGCACCGTGCTCGTGGACGTGGCCGTGGACCAGGGCGGCTGCATCGAAACCTGCCGGCCCACGACCCACGAAAACCCGACCTTCATTATCGACGATGTAGTGCACTACTGCGTGGCCAACATGCCCGGCGCGGTGCCCTACACCTCGACCCTGGCCCTCACCAACGCCACGCTGCCCTACGCCGTGAAGCTGGCCAACCTGGGCTGGCAGGAAGCCTGCCGCCGCGACCCGGCCCTGCGCCTCGGCCTGAACGTGGTGCACGGCGAAGTGGTGTACCAAGGCGTAGCCGAAGCCTGGAACCTGCCCCTCGTAGACGTGGAATCGGTGCTGGAAGGCGCCGCCGTCTAG
- a CDS encoding VOC family protein produces the protein MSPNPSASNPSAYAVPAGTSIGHIHLQVTDMARALRFYHDLLGFEVMLEAGEQAAFLSADGYHHHIGLNTWHSQGGKPAVREGVAGLYHAAILYRDRAGLAAVLKRLLAAGYPLRGASDHGVSEAIYLDDPDGNGLELYWDRPRAEWPTTPDGKLTMYTRPLDVQGLLKSVRSEQ, from the coding sequence ATGAGCCCTAACCCCAGCGCTTCCAATCCTTCCGCTTACGCCGTGCCCGCGGGCACCAGCATCGGCCACATCCATTTGCAGGTAACCGATATGGCGCGGGCCCTGCGGTTTTACCACGACCTGCTCGGCTTCGAAGTGATGCTGGAAGCCGGCGAGCAGGCGGCGTTTTTGTCGGCCGACGGCTACCACCACCACATCGGGCTGAATACCTGGCACAGCCAGGGCGGCAAGCCAGCCGTGCGCGAGGGCGTGGCGGGCCTGTATCACGCCGCCATTCTGTACCGCGACCGGGCCGGCCTGGCGGCCGTGTTGAAGCGGCTGCTGGCCGCCGGCTACCCGCTGCGCGGGGCCTCCGACCACGGCGTGAGCGAAGCCATATACCTCGACGACCCCGATGGCAACGGCCTGGAGCTGTACTGGGACCGCCCCCGCGCCGAGTGGCCCACCACCCCCGACGGCAAGCTGACCATGTATACCCGCCCGCTCGACGTGCAGGGGCTGCTGAAATCAGTGCGCAGTGAGCAGTGA
- a CDS encoding DUF1573 domain-containing protein, which translates to MRFVSTLALCLLALAAHAQGVLTFENTDHDFGKVAEGTMATYEFRFKNTGNQPIVIANAQASCGCTTPEWTKSPVLPGKSGIIKAVYNSAGRPGVFAKTVTVMSNATEASKVLSLKGTVLTKDELRATLTPAQLAASPKLLLERASYDFGRLEAGTQPVARIGVRNTGPKDLVLTTVSSNCYCVGYRSAPAPIKPGQSVVIELVYAPRTLGPAAEVVTLASNDMHGDTKLTLKATVVKDLVPTSLVKESSSSVPFK; encoded by the coding sequence ATGCGTTTCGTTTCTACCCTGGCCCTTTGCCTGCTGGCGCTGGCCGCCCACGCCCAGGGCGTGCTTACGTTTGAGAACACCGACCACGATTTCGGCAAGGTAGCCGAAGGCACGATGGCTACCTACGAGTTTCGCTTTAAAAACACGGGTAACCAGCCCATCGTTATTGCCAATGCCCAGGCCAGCTGCGGCTGCACTACTCCGGAGTGGACCAAATCGCCGGTGCTGCCGGGCAAGTCGGGCATTATCAAAGCGGTGTACAACAGCGCCGGCCGCCCCGGCGTATTTGCCAAAACCGTAACGGTAATGAGTAACGCCACCGAAGCCAGCAAGGTGCTCAGCCTTAAAGGCACGGTACTGACGAAAGACGAGCTTCGGGCGACGCTGACGCCGGCCCAGCTGGCCGCGTCGCCCAAGCTGCTGCTGGAGCGGGCCAGCTACGACTTCGGGCGCCTGGAGGCCGGCACGCAGCCGGTAGCCCGCATCGGCGTGCGCAATACCGGGCCTAAAGACCTGGTGTTAACCACGGTATCATCCAACTGCTACTGCGTGGGCTACCGCTCCGCGCCCGCGCCCATCAAGCCCGGCCAAAGTGTCGTAATTGAGCTGGTGTACGCGCCCCGTACCCTGGGCCCCGCCGCCGAGGTCGTTACGCTGGCTTCCAACGACATGCACGGCGATACCAAGCTGACGCTCAAGGCTACGGTGGTAAAAGACCTGGTGCCTACGAGCCTGGTAAAGGAAAGCAGCTCCTCGGTGCCGTTTAAGTAG
- a CDS encoding alpha-ketoacid dehydrogenase subunit alpha/beta: protein MSDTLLAPAPAHLSLSKAELLDDYRLGWESRHASLAGRREVFMGKAKFGIFGDGKELPQLAMARAFQAGDFRSGYYRDQTFMVAIGELTWQQYFAQLYAHADPEADPSTAGRAMNGHFGTRLLNEDGHFKPQTTSKNSSADISPTGGQMPRLVGLAYASKLYRQNPALHQFTDFSVNGNEVAFGTIGNASTSEGVFFEAINAAGVLQIPLLMSVWDDHYGISVPAEYQTTKQSISAILAGFQREGEGQEGFEIFVVRGWDYQSLVDTYQRAAAVCREQHVPVLIHVTEVTQPQGHSTSGSHERYKPKERLSWEEQYDCLVKFREYLLTEGVASEDELAQIEKAAAATIKQARTTAWSAFFDPIQQERDEALTVLNQLVAEAGAEHQLAELVNALKTNVTPIRADIVRTLRKALRQVRGNKPTAGRRAAQRLLEQCEAENADRYNSYLFSQSEEAVGNIEEVPARIAADAALVDGREVLQACFTANFERDPRIFAIGEDVGRIGDVNQAFAGLQEKFGELRVTDTGIRECTIIGQGIGAALRGLRPIAEIQYLDYLLYAIQILSDDVACLQYRTKGGQKSPLIVRTRGHRLEGIWHSGSPIQMILGAIRGMHLCVPRDMTQAAGFYNTLLRSDEPAIVIECLNGYRLKEKLPANVGEFTLPLGRPEVLREGEDLTIVTYGSMCRIVLEAARQLAEVGISAEVIDVQTLLPFDTDQLIADSLRKTGRVIFADEDVPGGATAYMMQQVLDGQNAYQLLDSPPRCLAAQAHRPPYGSDGDYFSKPNTEDVFDLAYELMREVEPAKFPAIY from the coding sequence ATGTCTGACACGCTGCTAGCCCCGGCCCCCGCGCACCTCTCCCTTTCCAAAGCCGAGCTGCTGGACGACTACCGCCTCGGGTGGGAGAGCCGTCATGCGTCGCTGGCGGGCCGCCGGGAGGTGTTTATGGGCAAGGCCAAATTCGGTATTTTTGGCGATGGCAAGGAATTGCCGCAGCTGGCTATGGCCCGGGCTTTCCAGGCCGGTGACTTTCGCTCGGGCTACTACCGCGACCAGACCTTTATGGTAGCAATCGGGGAGCTTACCTGGCAGCAGTACTTTGCCCAGCTCTATGCCCACGCCGACCCCGAGGCCGACCCCAGCACCGCCGGCCGCGCCATGAACGGGCACTTCGGCACCCGTCTGCTCAATGAGGACGGCCATTTCAAGCCCCAGACTACCAGCAAAAACTCGTCGGCCGATATCTCGCCCACCGGTGGGCAGATGCCCCGGCTCGTGGGCCTGGCCTACGCCAGCAAGCTCTACCGCCAAAACCCTGCCCTGCACCAGTTTACCGACTTCTCGGTGAATGGCAACGAGGTGGCTTTTGGCACCATCGGCAACGCCAGCACCTCGGAGGGCGTGTTTTTTGAAGCTATCAATGCGGCCGGCGTGTTGCAGATTCCGCTGCTGATGTCGGTGTGGGACGACCACTACGGTATTTCGGTACCGGCTGAGTATCAGACGACCAAACAAAGCATTTCGGCTATATTAGCCGGCTTCCAGCGCGAGGGCGAAGGCCAGGAGGGCTTCGAGATTTTTGTGGTGCGTGGCTGGGATTATCAAAGCCTGGTTGATACCTATCAGCGGGCGGCGGCCGTATGCCGCGAGCAGCACGTGCCGGTGCTCATCCACGTGACGGAAGTGACGCAGCCGCAGGGCCACAGCACCAGCGGCTCGCACGAGCGCTACAAGCCCAAGGAGCGTCTGAGCTGGGAAGAGCAGTACGACTGCCTGGTTAAGTTTCGCGAATACCTGCTCACCGAGGGCGTTGCCAGCGAAGACGAGCTGGCCCAGATTGAGAAAGCCGCCGCCGCCACTATCAAGCAGGCGCGGACCACGGCCTGGAGCGCGTTTTTCGACCCCATTCAGCAGGAGCGCGATGAGGCCCTGACGGTGCTCAACCAGCTGGTAGCCGAAGCCGGCGCGGAACACCAATTGGCTGAGCTGGTTAATGCCTTGAAAACCAATGTGACACCCATTCGGGCCGACATTGTGCGCACCCTGCGCAAGGCCCTGCGCCAGGTGCGCGGCAACAAGCCCACCGCCGGCCGCCGCGCCGCCCAGCGCCTGCTTGAGCAGTGCGAGGCCGAAAATGCCGACCGCTACAACTCGTACCTCTTCAGCCAGAGCGAAGAAGCAGTGGGCAATATCGAGGAAGTGCCGGCACGAATTGCGGCCGATGCCGCGCTGGTTGATGGCCGCGAGGTGCTGCAAGCCTGCTTCACGGCCAACTTCGAGCGCGACCCCCGCATCTTTGCTATTGGGGAAGATGTGGGCCGCATTGGCGATGTAAACCAGGCCTTTGCGGGCTTGCAGGAGAAGTTCGGCGAGCTGCGCGTGACGGATACCGGCATCCGCGAATGCACCATTATCGGGCAGGGTATCGGGGCCGCGCTGCGCGGCCTGCGGCCCATTGCCGAGATACAATATCTGGATTATCTATTATATGCCATCCAGATTCTCAGCGACGATGTGGCCTGCCTGCAATACCGCACCAAGGGCGGGCAGAAGTCGCCGCTCATTGTGCGCACCCGCGGGCACCGGCTGGAGGGTATCTGGCACTCGGGCTCGCCCATCCAGATGATACTCGGGGCCATTCGGGGTATGCACCTGTGCGTGCCGCGCGACATGACCCAGGCGGCGGGCTTCTACAACACGCTGCTGCGCTCCGATGAGCCGGCCATCGTCATTGAGTGCCTGAACGGCTACCGCCTCAAGGAAAAGTTGCCGGCCAACGTGGGCGAGTTTACGCTGCCGCTGGGCCGGCCCGAGGTGCTGCGCGAAGGCGAAGACCTGACCATCGTCACCTACGGCTCGATGTGCCGCATTGTGCTGGAGGCCGCCCGGCAGCTAGCCGAAGTCGGTATCTCGGCAGAAGTGATTGATGTGCAGACGCTATTGCCTTTCGATACCGACCAGCTGATTGCCGACAGCCTGCGCAAAACCGGTCGCGTCATCTTCGCCGATGAGGATGTGCCGGGCGGGGCTACGGCCTACATGATGCAGCAGGTACTCGACGGACAGAATGCCTATCAGCTGCTCGACTCGCCGCCGCGCTGCCTGGCCGCGCAGGCCCACCGCCCGCCCTACGGCTCCGATGGGGACTACTTCTCCAAGCCTAATACGGAGGATGTGTTCGACCTGGCCTACGAGCTAATGCGCGAAGTAGAGCCAGCGAAGTTTCCGGCTATATATTGA
- a CDS encoding acyl-CoA synthetase family protein — MSFRTSFLGADYQLLTQLTPAAFEAAALALFRYQARHCPPYQAYLAGLARKGDDYDPASVQRLTDIPFLPIEFFKTQEVRTDPTAWQPQEVFRSSGTTLQQRSRHLVRDPALYRANAAAIFERVYGPLTGWTFLALLPSYLEQGESSLVAMVEDFSQRSGQAQPAFFLRDHAGLLRALGEAKQQPGRRVMLFGVTYALLDLAAEYSSAPELQDLVVLETGGMKGRRREMIREELHQELQQAFGPAPIHSEYGMTELLSQAYSPGHGRFYCPPQLRVLLRDPADPFSVSENRPDGAINIIDLANADSCAFIETKDLARSHPDGSFEVLGRLDNSDIRGCSQLV, encoded by the coding sequence ATGAGTTTCCGTACTTCTTTTCTGGGCGCTGATTATCAGTTGCTGACCCAGCTTACGCCCGCTGCCTTCGAGGCGGCGGCCCTGGCGCTGTTTCGCTACCAAGCGCGGCACTGCCCGCCCTATCAGGCCTACCTGGCCGGGTTGGCGCGCAAGGGCGACGACTATGACCCCGCTTCGGTGCAGCGGCTTACCGATATTCCGTTTCTGCCCATCGAGTTTTTCAAAACCCAGGAAGTGCGTACCGACCCCACTGCGTGGCAGCCGCAGGAGGTGTTTCGCAGCAGCGGCACCACCTTGCAGCAGCGCAGCCGCCACCTCGTGCGCGACCCAGCGCTGTACCGGGCCAACGCGGCCGCCATTTTTGAGCGGGTATATGGCCCGCTCACGGGATGGACTTTTCTGGCGCTGCTGCCCTCGTATCTGGAGCAGGGCGAGTCGTCGCTGGTGGCCATGGTAGAAGATTTTTCCCAGCGCTCGGGGCAGGCGCAGCCGGCATTTTTCCTGCGCGACCACGCCGGTCTGCTTCGGGCCTTGGGCGAGGCCAAGCAGCAGCCGGGGCGCCGCGTCATGCTGTTTGGCGTTACGTACGCGCTGCTGGATTTAGCGGCCGAGTATAGCTCCGCGCCCGAGCTGCAAGACCTGGTAGTGCTCGAAACCGGCGGCATGAAAGGCCGCCGCCGCGAGATGATTCGCGAAGAGCTGCACCAGGAGTTGCAGCAGGCGTTTGGCCCCGCGCCCATTCACTCCGAGTACGGCATGACCGAGCTGCTGAGCCAAGCGTACTCGCCGGGCCACGGCCGCTTTTACTGCCCGCCCCAGCTGCGCGTACTGCTGCGCGACCCCGCCGACCCATTTTCGGTGAGCGAAAACCGACCCGATGGGGCTATCAATATCATTGATTTAGCTAATGCGGACAGTTGCGCGTTCATCGAAACCAAGGACCTGGCGCGTAGCCACCCCGACGGCTCGTTTGAGGTATTAGGGCGGCTGGATAATTCCGATATTCGGGGATGCAGCCAGCTGGTGTAA
- a CDS encoding sigma-54-dependent transcriptional regulator produces MPRILIIDDEKSIRHTLKEILEFENYQVDQAEDGPAGLDLLIQQKYDVVLCDIKMPKMDGLEVLERARTLAPDAAFIMVSAHGNIETAVEATKKGAFDFLPKPPDLNRLLVTVRNALDRSKLVTETKTLKKKLATTKGSEMVGASAALGAVRKAIEKVAPTDARVLITGPNGAGKEMVARQLHQLSPRANGPLVEVNCAAIPSELIESELFGHEKGSFTSAVKQRIGKFEQADGGTLFLDEIGDMSLSAQAKVLRALQESKITRVGGEKEISVNVRVVAATNKNLLQEIADKNFREDLYHRLSVILIQVPALNDRREDIPELVQKFLQDIAADYGNKPKTISASALKYLQGLDWRGNIRELRNVVERLVIMSDATIEEADAKAFAGK; encoded by the coding sequence ATGCCCCGCATTCTTATCATCGACGACGAAAAGTCTATCCGCCACACGCTTAAGGAAATCCTGGAGTTTGAGAATTACCAGGTCGACCAGGCCGAGGATGGGCCGGCGGGGCTCGATTTACTGATTCAGCAGAAATACGACGTCGTGCTCTGCGACATCAAAATGCCCAAGATGGACGGCCTCGAAGTGCTGGAGCGGGCCCGCACGCTGGCCCCCGATGCGGCCTTTATTATGGTGTCGGCGCACGGCAATATCGAAACCGCCGTGGAGGCCACCAAAAAGGGCGCGTTCGACTTTCTGCCCAAGCCGCCCGACCTCAACCGCCTGCTCGTAACGGTGCGCAATGCCCTCGACCGCAGCAAGTTGGTGACGGAAACCAAGACCCTGAAAAAGAAGCTGGCAACCACCAAGGGCTCCGAAATGGTGGGCGCCTCGGCGGCGCTGGGGGCCGTGCGCAAGGCCATCGAAAAGGTAGCCCCTACCGATGCCCGCGTGCTCATTACGGGTCCCAATGGCGCGGGCAAGGAGATGGTGGCGCGGCAGCTGCACCAGCTCAGCCCCCGCGCCAATGGCCCGCTGGTGGAAGTCAACTGCGCCGCCATTCCGTCTGAGCTAATTGAGAGCGAGCTATTTGGCCACGAAAAAGGCTCGTTTACCTCGGCCGTGAAGCAGCGCATCGGCAAGTTTGAGCAGGCTGATGGCGGTACGCTGTTCCTGGACGAAATCGGCGACATGAGCCTCTCGGCCCAGGCCAAGGTGCTGCGGGCCTTGCAGGAAAGCAAAATCACCCGCGTGGGCGGTGAGAAAGAGATATCGGTGAACGTGCGCGTGGTGGCGGCCACCAACAAAAACCTGTTGCAGGAAATCGCCGACAAGAACTTCCGCGAAGACCTTTACCACCGCCTCTCGGTAATTCTCATCCAGGTGCCCGCCCTCAACGACCGCCGCGAGGATATTCCGGAGCTGGTGCAAAAATTTCTGCAAGACATTGCCGCCGACTACGGCAATAAGCCCAAAACTATCTCGGCCAGCGCCCTGAAATACCTGCAGGGCCTCGACTGGCGCGGCAATATCCGCGAGCTGCGCAACGTGGTCGAACGCCTCGTAATTATGAGCGACGCCACTATTGAAGAAGCTGATGCCAAGGCGTTTGCGGGTAAGTGA
- a CDS encoding metallophosphoesterase — MYDLIGDIHGHADELRALLHHLGYRPDAAGVPRHPDGRQVIFLGDYVDRGPKIRETLQLVRGMVEGGAALAILGNHEYNALAFWQKDPAGGHLRPHRPWHIMQHLETIKEFRTPELYREWQGYLAWFRTLPLALELPGLRAVHACWESRHIEYLRGELPDLCLTPDFMLRASRRGTAEFEAIEVTLKGREVRLPGGLTFQDKDGHHRDLTRVRWWQNPATAAAYHEYFLEDLPELRNRAFDFASLDPWYYQDEKPVFFGHYWLRGKPQILQPHAVCLDYSMARGGQLIGYRWDGEQTLSADKLVWVP, encoded by the coding sequence ATGTACGACCTCATCGGCGACATTCACGGCCACGCCGATGAGCTGCGGGCCCTGCTCCACCACCTCGGCTACCGGCCCGATGCGGCCGGCGTGCCGCGCCACCCCGACGGCCGACAGGTGATTTTTCTGGGCGATTACGTGGACCGGGGCCCCAAAATCCGGGAAACCCTGCAGCTGGTGCGCGGCATGGTGGAAGGCGGCGCGGCACTAGCCATCTTAGGCAACCATGAGTACAACGCGCTGGCTTTCTGGCAGAAAGACCCGGCCGGTGGCCACCTGCGGCCGCACCGGCCCTGGCACATAATGCAGCACCTCGAAACCATCAAGGAGTTTCGCACGCCCGAGCTGTACCGCGAGTGGCAGGGCTACCTGGCCTGGTTCCGGACGCTGCCCCTGGCCCTGGAGCTGCCCGGCCTGCGGGCCGTGCACGCCTGCTGGGAGTCCCGGCACATCGAGTACCTGCGCGGCGAGCTGCCCGACCTGTGCCTCACCCCCGACTTTATGCTGCGCGCCAGCCGGCGCGGCACGGCCGAGTTCGAGGCCATCGAGGTGACGCTCAAAGGCCGCGAGGTACGCCTGCCCGGCGGCCTCACCTTCCAAGATAAAGATGGCCATCACCGCGACCTTACCCGCGTGCGCTGGTGGCAAAACCCGGCCACGGCGGCCGCCTACCACGAGTATTTTCTCGAAGACCTACCCGAGCTGCGCAACCGCGCCTTCGATTTTGCCAGCCTCGACCCGTGGTATTACCAAGACGAGAAACCAGTATTTTTCGGTCACTACTGGCTGCGCGGCAAGCCGCAGATTTTGCAGCCGCACGCCGTGTGCCTCGACTACAGCATGGCGCGGGGCGGCCAGCTCATCGGCTACCGCTGGGACGGCGAGCAGACGCTGAGCGCGGATAAGCTGGTGTGGGTGCCTTAG
- a CDS encoding DUF6642 family protein: protein MPPHKKNIVCIEGRWERDLTKLNSVAAGLQLLYENKVVAKQCCKQSHSAATTLSLLVEFTQKKYASFSIIYLSFHGSPNIIGFAKEAVTLEELQEKLANKLHGKILHFGSCQTLNVNKRVLTKFLKVTGARAISGFTKDIPFIESTLLDLLYFERCQYRKEMNHVEHDMSSHYSQLCKRLGFRLVTQEQ from the coding sequence ATGCCTCCTCACAAAAAAAATATAGTTTGTATTGAAGGTCGATGGGAAAGAGACTTAACAAAGCTCAATAGCGTAGCTGCTGGCTTACAGCTACTATACGAAAACAAGGTTGTAGCCAAGCAGTGTTGCAAACAATCTCATTCCGCAGCAACTACTCTGAGTCTACTAGTTGAATTTACTCAAAAAAAGTATGCAAGCTTCAGCATAATTTATTTATCTTTTCATGGGTCCCCCAATATTATTGGTTTCGCAAAAGAGGCTGTGACATTGGAAGAGTTACAAGAGAAGTTAGCCAACAAGCTTCACGGAAAAATTCTGCATTTTGGTTCTTGCCAAACCCTTAATGTAAATAAACGTGTTCTCACAAAATTTCTAAAAGTGACTGGTGCTAGAGCAATTTCGGGCTTTACCAAGGACATACCATTTATAGAAAGTACTCTACTTGACTTGTTATACTTTGAACGGTGTCAGTACAGAAAAGAAATGAATCATGTAGAGCATGATATGAGTTCTCACTACAGTCAATTGTGTAAGAGGCTTGGTTTTCGACTAGTTACGCAAGAACAATAA
- a CDS encoding Smr/MutS family protein: protein MNVGDRVRLLTGTEEGIITRLLDSELVEVAIDNDFTIPVLRRELVPVAAEEGQAFRRPVPEVARPATGSKKNKPQGGQPKAQRPGVPPAARATRPQPAGPSAAMPPRPAPASPPPPAAKGLYLALVHQAPELLALHLLNNTEAEVVFTYGEERQGKYRALAADKLKPKAASAALAHLHLKDFEQWPAVVFQLLNFKLNADTAYDLLTKRQSFKASTFYTSRRPAPVIGKEAYLFQLDEKPAPALSPEKLAQAEAALEAAHEAAANPAPALGAKQANVLQQALGGDKPAPVPAAIAPAPPQPAAALVAPPHEVDLHIEALRPEGAEGLSNTAMLRQQLDAFEDTLSRALATNMHEIIFIHGAGNGTLRKEIHRQLSRNKDIKFFEDAQKEKFGYGATLVRLK, encoded by the coding sequence ATGAACGTAGGAGATAGAGTGCGCCTGCTCACGGGCACCGAAGAAGGTATTATTACCCGCCTGCTCGACAGCGAGCTGGTAGAGGTGGCGATTGACAATGACTTTACCATTCCGGTGCTGCGCCGCGAGCTGGTGCCCGTGGCGGCCGAAGAAGGCCAGGCCTTCCGCCGCCCGGTGCCCGAGGTGGCTCGCCCCGCCACCGGCAGCAAGAAAAATAAGCCGCAGGGCGGCCAGCCCAAGGCCCAGCGCCCCGGCGTGCCCCCAGCGGCTAGGGCCACCCGGCCGCAGCCCGCCGGCCCCAGCGCGGCCATGCCGCCCCGCCCGGCCCCGGCCTCCCCGCCCCCACCGGCCGCTAAAGGCCTCTACCTGGCGCTCGTGCATCAGGCCCCCGAGCTGCTGGCGCTGCACCTGCTCAATAACACGGAGGCGGAGGTGGTCTTCACCTACGGCGAGGAGCGCCAGGGCAAGTACCGCGCCCTGGCCGCCGACAAGCTCAAGCCCAAGGCTGCCAGTGCCGCGCTCGCCCACCTGCACCTCAAGGATTTTGAGCAGTGGCCGGCCGTGGTGTTTCAGCTCCTGAATTTCAAGCTGAACGCCGACACGGCCTACGACCTGCTCACCAAGCGCCAGTCGTTTAAGGCCAGCACGTTTTATACCAGCCGCCGGCCCGCGCCGGTTATCGGCAAGGAAGCCTACCTGTTTCAGCTCGACGAAAAGCCCGCGCCCGCCCTCAGCCCCGAAAAGCTGGCCCAGGCCGAAGCCGCGCTGGAAGCTGCGCACGAAGCCGCCGCCAACCCCGCCCCGGCGCTCGGTGCTAAACAGGCCAACGTGCTTCAGCAAGCCCTGGGCGGCGACAAGCCCGCGCCTGTTCCGGCCGCTATTGCCCCGGCTCCGCCCCAGCCGGCGGCCGCCCTCGTCGCCCCACCTCACGAAGTAGACCTGCACATCGAAGCCCTGCGCCCCGAAGGAGCCGAAGGCCTCAGCAACACCGCCATGCTGCGCCAGCAGCTCGATGCCTTTGAGGATACGCTGAGCCGCGCGCTGGCCACGAATATGCACGAAATCATATTTATCCACGGGGCCGGCAATGGCACGCTGCGCAAGGAAATTCACCGCCAGCTGAGTCGGAATAAAGATATCAAGTTCTTTGAAGACGCTCAGAAGGAGAAGTTCGGCTACGGCGCTACGCTGGTACGGCTGAAGTAA